The Treponema sp. J25 genome has a window encoding:
- the ribD gene encoding bifunctional diaminohydroxyphosphoribosylaminopyrimidine deaminase/5-amino-6-(5-phosphoribosylamino)uracil reductase RibD, with protein MHHRYMSLALELARKGAPDAYPNPLVGAVLVLQGEVIGTGYHARYGGPHAEIAAIEDAHQRGYRDLSQATLYVTLEPCCHYGKTPPCTERIIKERIGQVVIGTEDPCPLVCGKGIKALREAHIPLQVGVMKDQCRRLNPFFFTYHEKGRPYGLLKMACSLDGKIGWPSEDRDPPRAIPPNNQNGTHHDKGEPQSFSVIVPSRQTGSRWISGETSHHDVHRLRAHYQAILCGIGTVLADDPLLTTRLYPGKNPLRVIVDSQLRIPLTSRIVQSATQVPTIVATCASPEDPKAKALQERGIRVLSLPPMAKPQPDPEYVPEPHPATPGNSHGFPKQSKNPRTSPERVDLRELALHLGKEGITSLLIEGGSRIAASALAAGIVDRVRLYVAPFCIADPAAPSLPHPERGVPPEGNPPFPIPCLTNKAVPFYAKSPLSALLSRLTNITLSPCGEDIIIEGDPCSPVSSRK; from the coding sequence ATGCACCACAGGTACATGTCTCTGGCGTTGGAGCTTGCCCGCAAGGGAGCCCCCGACGCATATCCGAATCCCCTGGTGGGGGCTGTCCTTGTCCTTCAGGGTGAGGTTATCGGCACGGGGTATCATGCCCGGTATGGGGGCCCCCACGCGGAGATTGCCGCCATCGAAGATGCCCACCAGCGGGGTTACCGGGATCTTTCGCAGGCCACCCTCTATGTCACCTTGGAACCCTGTTGTCACTACGGGAAAACACCCCCATGTACCGAACGGATCATCAAGGAAAGAATCGGACAGGTAGTCATCGGAACAGAAGATCCCTGTCCTCTTGTCTGTGGCAAAGGGATCAAGGCCCTGAGGGAGGCTCACATTCCCCTTCAGGTGGGCGTCATGAAAGACCAATGCCGACGCCTTAACCCCTTCTTTTTTACCTACCACGAAAAGGGGCGTCCCTACGGGCTCCTTAAGATGGCCTGTTCGCTGGATGGGAAAATCGGCTGGCCTTCGGAGGATAGAGATCCCCCCAGAGCCATCCCTCCCAACAACCAGAATGGTACCCACCACGATAAGGGCGAGCCCCAATCTTTTTCAGTCATTGTACCGTCCCGACAAACCGGGTCCCGTTGGATCAGCGGCGAAACCTCCCATCACGACGTGCACCGGCTTCGGGCCCACTACCAGGCGATTCTCTGCGGCATCGGAACGGTTCTCGCCGATGACCCCCTGCTGACCACCCGGCTGTATCCGGGGAAAAATCCCCTGCGGGTGATTGTAGATAGCCAGCTTCGGATCCCCCTGACTTCCCGAATTGTCCAAAGCGCCACCCAGGTTCCCACCATCGTGGCCACCTGCGCTTCCCCTGAAGATCCTAAGGCAAAAGCCTTACAGGAACGGGGTATCCGCGTTCTTTCCCTGCCACCAATGGCAAAACCTCAACCTGATCCGGAATATGTTCCAGAACCGCATCCAGCTACGCCAGGGAACAGCCATGGCTTTCCAAAGCAATCAAAAAACCCCAGGACCAGCCCTGAGCGGGTTGATCTCAGGGAATTGGCACTACACCTTGGAAAAGAGGGTATCACCAGCCTGCTCATTGAAGGGGGAAGTCGTATCGCCGCAAGCGCCCTTGCCGCAGGGATTGTGGATAGGGTCCGCCTGTATGTGGCGCCCTTTTGTATAGCCGATCCAGCGGCCCCTTCCTTACCCCATCCAGAAAGGGGTGTACCACCAGAAGGGAACCCTCCGTTTCCTATCCCTTGCCTTACCAATAAAGCGGTTCCCTTTTACGCAAAAAGCCCTCTTTCAGCCCTGCTTTCCCGACTAACAAACATCACCCTTTCCCCCTGTGGGGAAGACATTATTATTGAGGGGGACCCATGTTCACCGGTATCATCAAGGAAATAG
- a CDS encoding secondary thiamine-phosphate synthase enzyme YjbQ: MIRQISIRLPPFRRGYHLITHLIEQGLEPLMPLPEAGLLHLFIQHTSAALTVNENADPTVRGDFETMMNHLVPDGFRGFRHTLEGDDDMSAHIKASLLGQSLTIPIQNGRLALGTWQGIYLCEFRNHGGARTIVVTLYA; this comes from the coding sequence GTGATTCGGCAGATATCTATCCGCTTACCCCCCTTCAGACGGGGTTACCATCTTATCACCCATCTTATTGAACAGGGCCTCGAGCCCCTGATGCCCTTGCCTGAGGCGGGGCTCTTGCACCTCTTTATCCAGCACACCTCGGCGGCTCTGACCGTCAACGAAAATGCGGACCCCACCGTGCGGGGAGATTTTGAGACGATGATGAACCATCTTGTTCCCGATGGGTTTAGGGGGTTCCGCCATACCCTGGAGGGGGACGATGACATGAGTGCCCACATAAAGGCCTCTCTGTTGGGGCAGAGCCTTACCATCCCTATTCAAAATGGACGGCTTGCTCTAGGCACCTGGCAGGGGATTTACCTCTGCGAATTCCGTAACCATGGAGGGGCCCGCACTATTGTGGTCACCCTCTATGCCTAG
- a CDS encoding nitroreductase family protein, with the protein MLVPAIENRRAYRAISSEALPEGALDEILRAGTLAPSCYNNQPWHLVVAQGQTLQAVHEALSEGNAWARKAPVIVALVTRPCDDCRLDDGRDYAHFDLGLCAMNMMIQATHLGLVAHPIAGFNPKKVRSALGIPKDYDVVSLLVIGQRGDPAHLEEWQKKAETGPRDRKSLDQVVHWNKW; encoded by the coding sequence ATGCTTGTACCTGCCATAGAAAACCGTCGGGCCTATCGGGCCATTAGTAGCGAGGCCCTTCCCGAAGGGGCCCTGGACGAAATTCTGCGGGCCGGGACCCTGGCCCCTTCCTGTTATAACAACCAGCCCTGGCACCTGGTGGTGGCCCAGGGGCAAACCCTACAGGCGGTGCACGAAGCCCTTTCAGAGGGAAACGCCTGGGCCCGGAAGGCTCCGGTTATCGTTGCCCTGGTTACCCGTCCCTGCGACGATTGTCGCCTGGACGATGGCCGGGACTATGCCCATTTCGATCTGGGCCTCTGCGCCATGAACATGATGATCCAGGCAACCCATCTGGGGCTGGTGGCCCATCCTATTGCGGGGTTTAATCCCAAAAAGGTCCGCAGCGCCCTGGGGATCCCTAAGGACTATGATGTGGTAAGCCTCCTGGTGATAGGGCAACGCGGAGACCCCGCACACCTCGAGGAATGGCAAAAAAAGGCCGAAACGGGCCCCCGGGACCGCAAAAGTCTTGACCAGGTGGTGCACTGGAATAAGTGGTAG
- a CDS encoding DUF2148 domain-containing protein, whose translation MTIPSTTLEQEGIRDVLQRMALAARTAPKARGVDEIVTLALMGEEKDRLADEMQRIGEEKNLAFFVRDAKNVRAAQAVLVIGFRNKTRGVANCGNCGYRDCAENLQHRGVCALGVVDLGIALGSAVSVAASAHVDNRIMFTVGKAVLSLGLLPEVHTAYGIPLSATGKSPFFDRG comes from the coding sequence ATGACGATTCCATCAACGACCCTTGAACAGGAAGGCATCCGTGATGTCCTTCAGCGAATGGCCCTGGCGGCCCGGACTGCTCCCAAAGCCCGGGGAGTGGACGAAATCGTAACCCTTGCCCTCATGGGGGAAGAAAAGGATCGCCTGGCGGATGAGATGCAGCGGATCGGAGAAGAAAAGAACCTCGCCTTCTTTGTGCGGGATGCTAAAAACGTGCGGGCCGCCCAGGCGGTTCTGGTAATAGGTTTCCGGAATAAGACCCGGGGGGTTGCTAACTGTGGCAACTGCGGCTACCGGGATTGTGCGGAGAACCTCCAGCACCGGGGAGTCTGCGCCCTGGGGGTGGTTGATCTCGGCATTGCCCTAGGATCGGCTGTGTCGGTGGCTGCCAGTGCCCATGTAGATAACCGGATCATGTTTACGGTTGGAAAGGCCGTGCTTTCCCTTGGGCTTTTGCCAGAGGTGCACACCGCCTATGGGATTCCCCTCTCGGCCACGGGGAAAAGCCCCTTCTTCGATCGGGGATAA
- a CDS encoding type II toxin-antitoxin system prevent-host-death family antitoxin: MADFFVSVHELKARLSEYLTRSSQQKERIIIKRREKPIAMIVPLQENAEKQEGGLATVPWENFQELGELVEAVYKERHGEIHREVPF, from the coding sequence ATGGCAGACTTTTTTGTATCGGTCCATGAATTAAAGGCCCGTCTTTCAGAATACCTGACCCGAAGTTCCCAACAAAAAGAACGGATCATCATTAAACGAAGAGAAAAACCAATAGCCATGATTGTACCTCTTCAGGAAAACGCCGAGAAACAGGAAGGTGGTCTTGCGACTGTTCCCTGGGAAAATTTTCAGGAACTGGGAGAATTGGTAGAAGCCGTTTATAAGGAACGCCACGGGGAAATACATCGTGAAGTACCTTTTTGA
- a CDS encoding riboflavin synthase produces MFTGIIKEIGYIQNVYRGTHSLQLQIRCQKTLSSLTVGESVAVNGVCLTVIRREKSFFEAQVMRKTLERTTLTNLSSGTAVNLEPALSLSSFLGGHFVTGHVDGVGWIEAIHTDDIAHIVTIRIPPELAPYLAPRGSVALDGVSLTVAAIENLRIEISLVPHTWQNTTFQHRNVGDPINVECDILARYVEQLLRPPAGGGKENRRPFTPKSPFAELLRKGGFLDSVQNEEALYEEY; encoded by the coding sequence ATGTTCACCGGTATCATCAAGGAAATAGGATATATCCAGAACGTATATCGGGGCACCCATTCTCTGCAACTACAGATTCGGTGCCAAAAAACACTTTCCTCCCTTACGGTTGGGGAAAGCGTAGCCGTAAACGGTGTATGCCTTACCGTTATCCGCCGGGAAAAGAGCTTTTTTGAAGCCCAGGTAATGAGAAAAACCCTGGAACGTACGACCCTTACGAACCTTTCTTCAGGGACAGCGGTAAACCTCGAACCAGCCCTTAGCCTGAGCTCTTTTCTCGGGGGACACTTTGTCACAGGCCATGTTGATGGTGTGGGCTGGATCGAAGCAATCCACACCGACGATATCGCCCATATTGTAACAATCCGAATACCCCCAGAGCTTGCTCCCTATCTCGCGCCCCGGGGTTCCGTGGCTCTGGATGGGGTCAGTCTTACGGTGGCCGCCATAGAAAACCTCAGGATAGAAATTTCCCTTGTGCCCCACACGTGGCAAAACACCACATTCCAGCACCGAAACGTGGGAGATCCAATCAATGTGGAATGCGATATCCTGGCCCGCTATGTGGAACAACTCCTTCGCCCGCCCGCCGGGGGAGGCAAGGAGAACCGCCGTCCTTTTACCCCGAAATCCCCTTTTGCAGAACTTCTTCGAAAGGGAGGCTTTTTAGATTCCGTTCAGAACGAGGAGGCTTTGTATGAAGAATATTGA
- a CDS encoding PIN domain-containing protein encodes MKRKVPQHILLRLQKISPESQAISSITVYEVYYGAHRSSAPQHFIMLFEQLVLPAIQVIPFDETAARIAGRLRVELEQKGTPIAPADLQIAAIAVATGRILVTGNTRHFAHIPGLDIENWLEVSS; translated from the coding sequence ATGAAACGGAAAGTACCCCAACATATTCTTCTGCGACTACAAAAAATTTCTCCTGAAAGTCAGGCTATCTCCTCTATTACTGTATACGAAGTATATTATGGAGCCCATCGTAGTTCTGCTCCTCAACATTTCATCATGCTCTTTGAACAGCTCGTGCTTCCTGCTATTCAGGTTATTCCCTTTGATGAAACTGCGGCCCGTATCGCAGGGAGGTTACGGGTCGAACTTGAACAAAAGGGTACACCCATAGCTCCGGCGGATCTCCAAATAGCCGCTATTGCCGTTGCTACCGGCAGAATTTTGGTAACAGGCAATACACGCCATTTTGCTCATATCCCCGGTTTAGACATAGAAAATTGGTTGGAAGTATCATCTTAG
- the ribA gene encoding GTP cyclohydrolase II, producing the protein MKNIEKALAAIRKGEMLIIVDDEHRENEADLCIDARYASPTHINFMIRQGGGLICVPLTPERARELSLAPMVAWNEDPHRTAFTVSVDAQETKTGISAFERATTIRRLVDKEARGDAFRRPGHVFPLIGRPGGVLERPGHTEAALDMVRLAREQKDRPAGATSIEREIPLGAAICEILAPDGTMLKGDALTDFAIRHGLCILSIEELIQYRQEQERHLIPLAETVLPTKYGDFRLFGFLEQPGNREHLALLYGTGPFQEPVLCRIHSACCTGDALGSLRCDCGSQLQQAMARITEKGSGIILYLDQEGRGIGLINKIRAYALQDRGLDTVEANVALGFRGDERDYGAAVHMLRYFGIHRVDLLTNNPHKVGALEAGGIEVVGQVPLLGTRTALNDRYIQTKIHKMGHRIPL; encoded by the coding sequence ATGAAGAATATTGAAAAGGCCCTGGCGGCCATCCGGAAGGGAGAGATGCTCATCATTGTGGATGATGAACATCGAGAAAACGAGGCAGATCTGTGCATCGATGCCCGATATGCTTCACCAACCCACATTAATTTTATGATTCGCCAGGGGGGAGGACTCATCTGTGTTCCCCTTACTCCAGAACGGGCCCGGGAGCTTTCGCTAGCCCCCATGGTCGCCTGGAATGAGGATCCCCACAGGACGGCCTTTACCGTTTCCGTGGACGCCCAAGAAACAAAAACCGGCATTAGTGCCTTTGAACGGGCCACAACGATTCGGCGTCTTGTAGATAAAGAGGCCAGGGGAGACGCCTTTCGGCGTCCCGGCCATGTGTTTCCCCTGATAGGACGGCCAGGGGGTGTGCTTGAACGCCCAGGACACACCGAGGCCGCCCTGGATATGGTACGCCTTGCCCGGGAACAGAAAGATAGGCCCGCAGGGGCTACTTCAATTGAGAGGGAAATCCCGTTGGGGGCCGCCATCTGTGAAATCCTTGCTCCCGATGGGACCATGCTGAAAGGTGATGCTCTTACCGACTTTGCCATCCGTCATGGCCTTTGCATCCTTTCTATCGAAGAACTCATCCAGTACCGTCAAGAACAAGAACGGCATCTTATTCCTCTGGCAGAAACGGTGCTTCCCACAAAATACGGGGACTTTCGACTCTTTGGTTTTCTGGAACAGCCGGGAAACAGGGAACACCTCGCCCTTTTGTACGGCACCGGACCCTTTCAGGAACCGGTTCTCTGTCGAATTCACTCAGCCTGTTGCACCGGCGATGCCCTTGGTTCTCTTCGATGCGATTGTGGCTCCCAATTGCAGCAGGCCATGGCCCGGATTACGGAGAAAGGCTCGGGCATCATCCTGTACCTGGATCAGGAAGGCCGGGGTATTGGGCTCATTAACAAGATCCGGGCCTATGCACTTCAGGATCGAGGACTGGACACGGTAGAGGCAAATGTGGCCCTCGGCTTCAGGGGAGACGAACGGGATTATGGGGCGGCGGTGCATATGCTTCGTTACTTCGGGATTCACCGGGTGGATCTCCTCACCAATAATCCCCACAAGGTAGGGGCCCTCGAAGCAGGGGGCATCGAGGTGGTTGGTCAGGTTCCCCTTCTGGGAACCCGAACAGCCTTAAACGATCGATATATTCAGACAAAAATTCACAAGATGGGACACCGGATTCCTCTCTAA
- a CDS encoding radical SAM protein has product MTGNHAAIETTGTTFSWVRAQRISPAFPGWNNPSWESATVRILFVRLSPLEDLEESNTHLFLFSLMRSVLGETAYGDFCFFPSYKERQTMEKRGESWVQGLASGKGWEAFDYLLCSCSYALELLNLPLMLRKSGIPLRASIRKKEGKPPSSLHPYPLIIVGGSNILASQGLIYPDGDSFVDALYFGEAEAYGREFFSILAGQTGGPPSEALQALEKAIPALWVATPWKTEGQKDPVVGVDIPGNRKEQSQVVAAGHTTDQAEPPHQPIVQAESSPRPVQYARVKVQDNPFLPTAYPLFNHPGADTARLQISWGCPSFCTFCFEGWERKPYREVPMPILREQARQVATNTGASTVELYSFNFNAHGDLFPLLYELHQVFDRVNMMSQRADILAELPGMLDYELIGEKRSFTLGIEGISQRMRDYYAKGLSEEQLKRLFRELWKRGVREIKLFFILSGHEEEDDFTEFQALCEYIRKISEESPGPESGGRPRVIFSAGFLVRMPWTPLALEPCLFDRDHMEALARRMGTITSATGFEFRTAMEWDEYVLDQLIVAGNHQVAHFLEEGSRRGLLYDKGIRGSWEDLAQQYLTYREALEQPGGFETHIRPSLVSPYRNLKLSVSSEARRRAYEASQRALHRFPAQRAREAPQSLSSFYPFACFRLPGESASCGGCGACRNNEERHLLIEHRFHGSLGEYGSLLEQLIKKKRKSRPRYLMVRLPPSFAGTHREYLSAHLLSSVFQREPGLIGRLFRIEEALWSRGPWEDRLGTLCAGWTVIGVYGISGANPQGAPWISDEDLALVQRALAAFLHHPVTLCEDPSPEAYYPERLTISWPASSMEKELQRLRRWLASLKIATTERKGPGGERIFEVAPKDRKKRILRELRFFFYTDTEGPKERPFPSPLYGEEEGPLYGAGPLSFTEKQGKGPASWASIYIEGAQKVSLQGLFTATDYFLPTVEALGKRSDQTG; this is encoded by the coding sequence ATGACAGGAAATCACGCCGCTATAGAAACCACCGGAACCACCTTTTCATGGGTCAGGGCTCAACGAATTTCCCCCGCCTTTCCGGGATGGAACAATCCTTCCTGGGAAAGCGCCACGGTGCGCATTCTTTTTGTACGCCTCTCCCCCTTAGAGGATCTCGAAGAATCGAATACCCACCTGTTTTTGTTTTCCCTCATGCGATCGGTGCTGGGCGAAACGGCCTATGGGGATTTTTGTTTCTTTCCCTCGTATAAAGAACGACAAACCATGGAAAAGAGGGGTGAGTCCTGGGTACAAGGGCTTGCTTCAGGGAAAGGCTGGGAAGCCTTTGATTATCTCCTCTGTTCCTGTTCCTACGCATTGGAACTCCTTAACCTTCCGCTTATGCTCAGAAAATCGGGGATACCCCTCCGGGCATCAATAAGAAAGAAGGAAGGAAAGCCCCCTTCTTCCCTTCATCCCTATCCTCTCATTATCGTAGGGGGGTCCAATATTCTGGCAAGCCAGGGGCTGATATATCCCGATGGCGATTCCTTTGTAGATGCCCTGTATTTCGGGGAGGCGGAAGCCTATGGTCGAGAGTTTTTTAGTATCCTCGCCGGGCAAACGGGAGGCCCTCCATCAGAGGCCCTCCAGGCTTTGGAAAAGGCTATTCCGGCCCTATGGGTGGCCACCCCTTGGAAAACGGAGGGACAAAAAGACCCCGTCGTAGGGGTAGATATTCCGGGGAACAGAAAAGAACAAAGCCAGGTTGTTGCCGCCGGCCACACCACTGATCAAGCAGAACCACCCCATCAACCTATTGTTCAGGCAGAATCCTCACCCCGGCCTGTGCAGTATGCCCGGGTGAAAGTACAAGATAACCCCTTCCTTCCAACCGCCTATCCCCTTTTTAACCACCCGGGGGCCGATACGGCGCGGCTCCAGATTTCCTGGGGCTGTCCTTCCTTCTGTACCTTCTGCTTTGAAGGCTGGGAACGAAAACCCTACCGGGAAGTGCCCATGCCGATCCTGCGCGAGCAGGCCCGGCAGGTGGCTACCAACACGGGGGCCTCCACCGTAGAGCTCTATTCCTTCAATTTTAACGCCCATGGAGACCTGTTTCCTCTTTTATACGAACTCCACCAGGTGTTTGACCGGGTAAACATGATGAGCCAGCGGGCAGATATTCTGGCAGAACTACCGGGGATGCTGGACTATGAACTTATCGGGGAAAAGCGATCTTTTACGCTAGGAATCGAGGGAATCTCCCAAAGGATGCGGGATTACTATGCCAAGGGTCTCTCAGAGGAACAACTAAAACGTCTTTTCAGGGAATTGTGGAAGAGGGGCGTTCGGGAAATCAAATTATTTTTTATTTTGTCAGGCCACGAAGAGGAGGATGATTTCACAGAATTCCAGGCCCTCTGTGAATATATTCGAAAAATCTCAGAAGAAAGCCCCGGGCCAGAAAGCGGTGGGCGACCGCGGGTGATTTTTTCTGCGGGTTTTCTGGTCCGCATGCCCTGGACACCCCTTGCCCTTGAACCCTGCCTGTTTGACCGGGACCACATGGAAGCCCTTGCCCGCCGGATGGGAACCATCACAAGTGCCACGGGTTTTGAATTCCGCACCGCCATGGAATGGGATGAATATGTGCTGGATCAACTCATCGTGGCAGGCAATCACCAGGTGGCCCATTTTCTGGAAGAAGGTTCCCGACGGGGTCTCCTGTACGATAAGGGTATCCGGGGCTCCTGGGAAGACCTGGCACAGCAGTACCTTACCTATCGGGAGGCATTGGAACAACCGGGTGGTTTTGAAACCCACATTCGGCCCTCTCTCGTTTCTCCTTACAGAAACCTCAAGCTTTCTGTATCGTCGGAGGCCCGCCGGCGGGCCTATGAGGCAAGTCAGCGGGCGCTTCACCGTTTTCCTGCCCAAAGAGCGAGGGAAGCGCCCCAATCCCTTTCGTCGTTCTATCCTTTTGCCTGTTTTCGCTTACCGGGAGAATCCGCATCCTGTGGTGGCTGCGGCGCCTGCCGTAATAACGAAGAACGACACCTTCTTATAGAACACCGGTTCCACGGCTCCCTCGGTGAGTATGGGAGCCTCCTGGAACAGCTTATCAAAAAGAAACGAAAAAGCCGCCCCCGCTATCTTATGGTTCGGCTTCCCCCTTCTTTTGCGGGGACCCACCGGGAATACCTGTCGGCCCACCTCCTGTCTTCGGTATTTCAACGGGAGCCGGGTCTGATAGGCCGGCTTTTTAGAATCGAAGAGGCCCTCTGGAGCCGGGGCCCCTGGGAGGACCGCCTGGGAACCCTCTGTGCGGGATGGACCGTCATCGGCGTATACGGGATTAGCGGTGCTAATCCCCAGGGAGCTCCCTGGATTTCCGATGAAGATCTGGCCCTCGTTCAGAGGGCCCTCGCGGCCTTTTTACATCACCCCGTGACCCTTTGCGAAGACCCTTCTCCCGAGGCCTACTATCCAGAACGACTTACGATTAGCTGGCCCGCTTCCAGCATGGAGAAGGAACTTCAGCGCCTTCGTCGCTGGCTTGCCTCCCTTAAGATCGCCACCACCGAACGAAAAGGCCCGGGGGGGGAACGGATTTTCGAGGTTGCCCCAAAGGATAGAAAAAAGCGGATCCTCCGGGAACTGCGATTTTTCTTTTATACCGATACGGAAGGTCCAAAGGAAAGGCCCTTCCCATCTCCCCTGTATGGCGAGGAAGAGGGGCCTCTTTACGGAGCAGGGCCGTTATCTTTTACAGAAAAACAGGGAAAAGGCCCAGCTTCCTGGGCCTCGATATATATCGAGGGCGCCCAGAAAGTGAGCCTCCAGGGGCTTTTTACGGCTACCGACTATTTCCTTCCCACCGTGGAAGCCCTGGGAAAGCGTTCAGACCAGACTGGATGA
- a CDS encoding capsule assembly Wzi family protein, protein MKKKSMGWSYRLNRVARYLLGLALVGGLSLVPLPAQSFWMIEVGDPLLEEYQGLFQEAGETLLSLTPPFSTEELRQALQGLSTEGRSDAWLRRYDRLMAALEKPLLYQEGSFGFSMRPEVAVELQGRSNGNLPWIKKEAESPAALTVPLDFFFAQRLYARGDLILRNDPSFYENGGAPWYTNLPLDIQKWDMNMPLRAYVAAGDSWWNLQLGRDRLSWGNGQTGNLALSDSPDYYDFVRFSLVSTNFKYSFLITQLPLSLQGTLYPGAVPSGALEETTQRYLYLHRWDFRLWKRLSIGITEGVLVGNSALELRFLNPLSIFHSLFSWRDYEKWNGTGDLNGSIVSLDFEWNLGRGLVLYGQGVMNQYTTPYEAEHWPDEVSPNGFGWLGGLSYVRNIQSWQGRFFIEGVYTDPYLYMLSSPFASFVWMRRLSELTTKELRYRWIGYERGRDVVVGAIGGHFKKDPLSVALQALVESRGEHGLTWDWQEGRAAYKEQSPSGVAQNSLVFSGQVEWQAAPRLSIGLFGAVQQIFSFNHEEGNNQWGIEGALTLRYGW, encoded by the coding sequence ATGAAAAAAAAATCGATGGGGTGGAGCTACCGTCTCAACCGGGTCGCACGATACCTCCTGGGGCTCGCCCTGGTGGGGGGCCTTTCCCTGGTTCCTCTTCCCGCCCAGTCCTTCTGGATGATCGAAGTAGGGGATCCCCTCCTCGAAGAGTACCAGGGCCTTTTTCAAGAAGCGGGGGAGACGCTCCTTTCCCTGACCCCTCCTTTCAGCACCGAGGAACTTCGGCAGGCCCTGCAAGGGCTATCCACGGAAGGACGATCCGACGCCTGGCTTCGTCGCTATGACCGACTCATGGCGGCCCTCGAAAAGCCACTTCTGTACCAGGAAGGGTCCTTTGGTTTTTCGATGCGCCCCGAGGTGGCGGTGGAACTCCAGGGGCGGAGTAACGGGAATCTCCCCTGGATAAAGAAAGAAGCCGAAAGTCCCGCGGCCCTCACGGTGCCCCTGGATTTTTTCTTTGCCCAGCGACTGTATGCCCGGGGAGACCTTATCCTGCGCAACGATCCTTCTTTTTATGAGAACGGCGGGGCTCCCTGGTATACCAATCTTCCTCTGGACATTCAAAAATGGGATATGAACATGCCCCTGCGGGCCTATGTGGCCGCCGGTGATAGCTGGTGGAACCTCCAGCTGGGGCGGGACCGGCTTTCCTGGGGAAATGGCCAGACAGGGAACCTGGCCCTTTCGGATAGTCCCGATTACTATGATTTTGTTCGGTTTTCCCTTGTTAGCACCAATTTTAAATATTCATTTTTAATTACCCAGCTACCCCTGTCCTTACAGGGTACCCTGTACCCTGGGGCGGTGCCGTCGGGGGCGCTCGAGGAAACAACCCAGCGTTATTTATACCTGCACCGCTGGGATTTTCGGCTCTGGAAGCGCCTTTCAATCGGAATAACCGAGGGGGTCCTGGTGGGGAATAGCGCCCTTGAGCTTCGGTTCCTCAATCCCCTTTCGATTTTTCACTCCCTTTTTTCCTGGCGGGATTACGAAAAATGGAATGGCACGGGGGACCTGAACGGTTCCATTGTGTCCCTTGATTTTGAATGGAATTTGGGCAGAGGCCTTGTCCTGTATGGCCAGGGGGTGATGAACCAGTACACCACTCCCTATGAGGCGGAACACTGGCCAGATGAGGTAAGCCCCAACGGTTTTGGGTGGCTTGGGGGCCTTTCCTATGTCCGGAATATCCAGAGTTGGCAGGGCCGTTTCTTTATAGAAGGGGTCTACACGGACCCCTACCTCTATATGCTTTCCAGTCCCTTTGCCAGCTTTGTGTGGATGCGCCGCCTTTCGGAACTTACCACCAAGGAACTGCGGTATCGCTGGATTGGCTATGAGCGGGGGCGAGATGTGGTGGTGGGAGCCATCGGGGGCCACTTTAAAAAGGATCCCCTTTCGGTGGCGCTTCAGGCCCTTGTTGAAAGCCGGGGAGAACACGGCCTTACCTGGGATTGGCAGGAGGGAAGAGCCGCATACAAGGAGCAAAGCCCCTCGGGGGTGGCTCAGAACAGCCTTGTCTTCTCTGGACAGGTGGAATGGCAGGCAGCTCCTCGTCTTTCGATCGGTTTGTTTGGGGCGGTGCAACAGATTTTTTCCTTTAACCACGAAGAAGGAAACAACCAGTGGGGTATTGAAGGGGCCCTTACCCTTCGGTATGGCTGGTGA
- the ribE gene encoding 6,7-dimethyl-8-ribityllumazine synthase → MDITIIEGSLIARQMRLAIVASRFNDFIVSRLIEGALDGLLRHGAEKEKIRLVRVPGAFEIPLAAQILARDPTIDGILCLGALIRGSTPHFDYVAAEVSKGIAQVGLATGKPVIFSVLTTDSIEQAVERAGTKAGNKGFEGACALIEMVNLCRSLGEGPACEPGLST, encoded by the coding sequence ATGGACATCACCATTATTGAAGGATCACTTATCGCCCGCCAGATGCGGCTTGCTATCGTGGCATCCCGGTTTAACGATTTTATCGTTTCCCGCCTGATTGAGGGCGCCCTGGACGGTCTTCTTCGACATGGGGCAGAAAAAGAAAAGATCCGACTTGTGCGGGTTCCGGGGGCCTTTGAAATTCCCCTGGCTGCCCAGATTCTGGCCCGGGATCCTACCATCGACGGGATCCTGTGCCTCGGGGCTCTTATCCGGGGCAGTACGCCCCACTTTGACTACGTGGCCGCCGAAGTGAGTAAAGGCATTGCCCAGGTGGGTCTTGCCACGGGGAAACCCGTGATTTTTTCGGTCCTTACCACCGACAGTATTGAACAAGCGGTGGAACGGGCAGGAACCAAGGCAGGCAACAAGGGCTTTGAAGGGGCCTGCGCCCTTATCGAAATGGTAAACCTCTGTCGCTCCCTTGGAGAGGGCCCCGCCTGCGAACCGGGGCTAAGCACATAA